In one window of Cydia pomonella isolate Wapato2018A chromosome 16, ilCydPomo1, whole genome shotgun sequence DNA:
- the LOC133526300 gene encoding congested-like trachea protein, giving the protein MSEKSSPIKYFLSGGFGGVCTVLAGHPMDTVKVRLQTMPLPKPGESPLYSGTFDCFKKTINKEGFRGLYKGMSAPLTGVAPIFAISFFGFGLGKRLIARSDDQVLSKPELFAAGAFSGIFTTSIMAPGERIKCLLQIQQGGNAPQKYAGMVDCARQLYREGGMRSIYKGSVATILRDVPASGMYFMTYEWVKEVLVPADASSKMKMLATIVAGGCAGIANWLVGMPADVLKSRLQTAPEGTYPNGMRDVFKQLIEREGPTALYKGVTPVMLRAFPANAACFVGFELAINFLDWVAPNL; this is encoded by the coding sequence ATGTCTGAAAAAAGCAGCCCAATTAAATACTTTCTGAGTGGTGGATTCGGTGGTGTATGCACAGTGTTAGCTGGTCATCCTATGGATACAGTGAAAGTAAGATTGCAAACTATGCCACTGCCGAAGCCAGGCGAATCGCCCTTGTACAGCGGTACTTTCGACTGCTTCAAGAAGACTATCAATAAGGAAGGTTTTCGTGGTTTGTACAAGGGCATGTCGGCGCCCTTGACTGGGGTAGCGCCTATTTTCGCGATCAGTTTCTTCGGATTCGGGCTCGGTAAGAGACTGATAGCTCGTTCTGACGACCAGGTGCTTTCTAAGCCGGAGCTGTTCGCCGCGGGCGCCTTCTCCGGGATCTTCACAACGTCCATCATGGCGCCCGGCGAGCGGATCAAGTGCCTGCTGCAGATCCAGCAGGGCGGCAATGCGCCGCAGAAGTACGCTGGCATGGTTGACTGTGCCAGACAGTTATACCGGGAGGGTGGCATGAGGAGCATCTACAAGGGCAGTGTAGCAACTATTTTAAGAGATGTGCCAGCCAGTGGTATGTACTTCATGACCTATGAATGGGTAAAAGAAGTGTTGGTGCCGGCCGATGCAAGCTCTAAAATGAAAATGCTGGCTACTATAGTTGCTGGTGGCTGTGCTGGAATAGCTAACTGGCTGGTAGGCATGCCAGCTGATGTGTTGAAGAGTAGGCTGCAGACGGCACCTGAGGGAACATATCCTAATGGTATGCGAGATGTGTTCAAGCAGCTGATTGAACGAGAAGGCCCAACAGCCTTGTACAAAGGTGTAACTCCTGTCATGCTCCGAGCATTCCCGGCAAATGCAGCATGCTTTGTTGGCTTTGAGCTAGCCATCAACTTCTTGGACTGGGTTGCACCAAACCTTTGA